A window from Musa acuminata AAA Group cultivar baxijiao chromosome BXJ3-10, Cavendish_Baxijiao_AAA, whole genome shotgun sequence encodes these proteins:
- the LOC103968657 gene encoding F-box protein At3g07870-like isoform X1 yields MTLMSRFVKQSNVSMVYESSEDKIQAKMATFPRDILFCILSRLPLKSVLRFCCVSKLWLDVIKSPEFGYLHSKKSAGDPTLLILSHRLLKENIISISPISLRGHHLHISDNSISNLVGSCSLNLVGACNGFLCFASFDHERILVCNPITIEFVILPKPGTTLPPEPLTIVYGFGFDSTSETYKVVRVSYSEGSLHGDANLKVSVEVYNLGATGSWRAVRDFQQPPYGLPVFANGHLHWLVHPHFSGADRIISFDIGKEESVMTPHPNFGLRFSISELGGCLSVVDLRKRTLIEVWVLKDQFNNYWQQEYILPVGVPYGLDMGLPRLISISEKNGVLLIWLQDAIFSYEQRTLSRKKLLISGLPSWLDWEICCGFRPSLAPLRGNLERLKENMDVAYFTSDMEIYSQPIISSQIVEYKAIGRCDGLVSCFVKNGMLVP; encoded by the coding sequence ATGACATTAATGTCTAGATTTGTGAAGCAAAGTAATGTGAGCATGGTTTATGAATCATCCGAGGACAAGATTCAGGCAAAAATGGCCACTTTCCCCCGTGACATCTTGTTCTGCATCCTTTCCAGGTTGCCCCTGAAATCTGTTCTTCGGTTTTGTTGTGTATCTAAGTTATGGCTTGATGTGATAAAAAGTCCAGAGTTCGGGTACCTCCACTCTAAGAAATCAGCTGGTGACCCTACATTACTAATTCTGTCCCACCGTCTACTGAAGGAGAACATCATCAGCATAAGCCCAATAAGCCTCAGGGGTCATCATCTCCACATTAGCGATAATTCCATCAGTAATCTGGTTGGTTCCTGCTCATTGAATTTAGTAGGGGCTTGCAATGGCTTCCTGTGTTTTGCATCATTCGATCATGAGCGTATCCTGGTCTGTAATCCTATCACAATCGAGTTTGTCATTCTACCGAAACCCGGTACAACTCTTCCTCCAGAGCCTCTCACAATAGTCTATGGTTTTGGGTTTGATTCTACGTCAGAGACATACAAAGTTGTTCGTGTATCATATTCTGAAGGATCTTTACACGGTGATGCTAATCTTAAGGTTTCGGTTGAGGTATACAACTTGGGTGCAACAGGGTCTTGGAGAGCAGTGCGAGACTTTCAGCAGCCTCCGTATGGTCTGCCTGTGTTTGCTAATGGACATCTGCACTGGTTAGTACATCCACATTTTTCTGGTGCTGATAGAATCATATCATTTGATATCGGAAAAGAGGAATCGGTAATGACACCTCACCCAAATTTTGGTTTGAGATTCAGTATTTCCGAGCTGGGAGGGTGTTTGTCTGTGGTAGATCTTAGGAAGCGCACTCTCATTGAGGTATGGGTGCTTAAGGATCAATTTAACAACTATTGGCAGCAGGAATACATCCTTCCTGTAGGAGTGCCTTATGGTCTTGATATGGGGCTTCCTAGGCTGATATCCATCTCTGAGAAGAATGGAGTACTACTGATTTGGCTACAGGATGCAATATTTTCATATGAGCAAAGAACCTTGAGTCGGAAGAAGCTGCTGATATCAGGGTTGCCATCATGGTTGGATTGGGAGATTTGCTGTGGGTTTAGGCCGAGTCTGGCTCCGCTGAGGGGCAATCTTGAAAGATTGAAAGAGAACATGGATGTTGCATATTTTACTAGTGACATGGAAATTTATTCCCAGCCCATAATTTCTTCACAGATTGTGGAGTATAAAGCTATTGGTAGGTGTGATGGCCTAGTATCATGTTTTGTAAAGAATGGCATGTTAGTTCCTTGA
- the LOC103968657 gene encoding F-box protein At3g07870-like isoform X2 encodes MTLMSRFVKQSNVSMVYESSEDKIQAKMATFPRDILFCILSRLPLKSVLRFCCVSKLWLDVIKSPEFGYLHSKKSAGDPTLLILSHRLLKENIISISPISLRGHHLHISDNSISNLVGSCSLNLVGACNGFLCFASFDHERILVCNPITIEFVILPKPGTTLPPEPLTIVYGFGFDSTSETYKVVRVSYSEGSLHGDANLKVSVEVYNLGATGSWRAVRDFQQPPYGLPVFANGHLHWLVHPHFSGADRIISFDIGKEESVMTPHPNFGLRFSISELGGCLSVVDLRKRTLIEVWVLKDQFNNYWQQEYILPVGVPYGLDMGLPRLISISEKNGVLLIWLQDAIFSYEQRTLSRKKLLISGLPSWLDWEICCGFRPSLAPLRGNLERLKENMDVAYFTSDMEIYSQPIISSQIVEYKAIDHVGR; translated from the exons ATGACATTAATGTCTAGATTTGTGAAGCAAAGTAATGTGAGCATGGTTTATGAATCATCCGAGGACAAGATTCAGGCAAAAATGGCCACTTTCCCCCGTGACATCTTGTTCTGCATCCTTTCCAGGTTGCCCCTGAAATCTGTTCTTCGGTTTTGTTGTGTATCTAAGTTATGGCTTGATGTGATAAAAAGTCCAGAGTTCGGGTACCTCCACTCTAAGAAATCAGCTGGTGACCCTACATTACTAATTCTGTCCCACCGTCTACTGAAGGAGAACATCATCAGCATAAGCCCAATAAGCCTCAGGGGTCATCATCTCCACATTAGCGATAATTCCATCAGTAATCTGGTTGGTTCCTGCTCATTGAATTTAGTAGGGGCTTGCAATGGCTTCCTGTGTTTTGCATCATTCGATCATGAGCGTATCCTGGTCTGTAATCCTATCACAATCGAGTTTGTCATTCTACCGAAACCCGGTACAACTCTTCCTCCAGAGCCTCTCACAATAGTCTATGGTTTTGGGTTTGATTCTACGTCAGAGACATACAAAGTTGTTCGTGTATCATATTCTGAAGGATCTTTACACGGTGATGCTAATCTTAAGGTTTCGGTTGAGGTATACAACTTGGGTGCAACAGGGTCTTGGAGAGCAGTGCGAGACTTTCAGCAGCCTCCGTATGGTCTGCCTGTGTTTGCTAATGGACATCTGCACTGGTTAGTACATCCACATTTTTCTGGTGCTGATAGAATCATATCATTTGATATCGGAAAAGAGGAATCGGTAATGACACCTCACCCAAATTTTGGTTTGAGATTCAGTATTTCCGAGCTGGGAGGGTGTTTGTCTGTGGTAGATCTTAGGAAGCGCACTCTCATTGAGGTATGGGTGCTTAAGGATCAATTTAACAACTATTGGCAGCAGGAATACATCCTTCCTGTAGGAGTGCCTTATGGTCTTGATATGGGGCTTCCTAGGCTGATATCCATCTCTGAGAAGAATGGAGTACTACTGATTTGGCTACAGGATGCAATATTTTCATATGAGCAAAGAACCTTGAGTCGGAAGAAGCTGCTGATATCAGGGTTGCCATCATGGTTGGATTGGGAGATTTGCTGTGGGTTTAGGCCGAGTCTGGCTCCGCTGAGGGGCAATCTTGAAAGATTGAAAGAGAACATGGATGTTGCATATTTTACTAGTGACATGGAAATTTATTCCCAGCCCATAATTTCTTCACAGATTGTGGAGTATAAAGCTATTG ATCATGTTGGGAGATGA
- the LOC103968657 gene encoding F-box protein At3g07870-like isoform X3: MVYESSEDKIQAKMATFPRDILFCILSRLPLKSVLRFCCVSKLWLDVIKSPEFGYLHSKKSAGDPTLLILSHRLLKENIISISPISLRGHHLHISDNSISNLVGSCSLNLVGACNGFLCFASFDHERILVCNPITIEFVILPKPGTTLPPEPLTIVYGFGFDSTSETYKVVRVSYSEGSLHGDANLKVSVEVYNLGATGSWRAVRDFQQPPYGLPVFANGHLHWLVHPHFSGADRIISFDIGKEESVMTPHPNFGLRFSISELGGCLSVVDLRKRTLIEVWVLKDQFNNYWQQEYILPVGVPYGLDMGLPRLISISEKNGVLLIWLQDAIFSYEQRTLSRKKLLISGLPSWLDWEICCGFRPSLAPLRGNLERLKENMDVAYFTSDMEIYSQPIISSQIVEYKAIGRCDGLVSCFVKNGMLVP; this comes from the coding sequence ATGGTTTATGAATCATCCGAGGACAAGATTCAGGCAAAAATGGCCACTTTCCCCCGTGACATCTTGTTCTGCATCCTTTCCAGGTTGCCCCTGAAATCTGTTCTTCGGTTTTGTTGTGTATCTAAGTTATGGCTTGATGTGATAAAAAGTCCAGAGTTCGGGTACCTCCACTCTAAGAAATCAGCTGGTGACCCTACATTACTAATTCTGTCCCACCGTCTACTGAAGGAGAACATCATCAGCATAAGCCCAATAAGCCTCAGGGGTCATCATCTCCACATTAGCGATAATTCCATCAGTAATCTGGTTGGTTCCTGCTCATTGAATTTAGTAGGGGCTTGCAATGGCTTCCTGTGTTTTGCATCATTCGATCATGAGCGTATCCTGGTCTGTAATCCTATCACAATCGAGTTTGTCATTCTACCGAAACCCGGTACAACTCTTCCTCCAGAGCCTCTCACAATAGTCTATGGTTTTGGGTTTGATTCTACGTCAGAGACATACAAAGTTGTTCGTGTATCATATTCTGAAGGATCTTTACACGGTGATGCTAATCTTAAGGTTTCGGTTGAGGTATACAACTTGGGTGCAACAGGGTCTTGGAGAGCAGTGCGAGACTTTCAGCAGCCTCCGTATGGTCTGCCTGTGTTTGCTAATGGACATCTGCACTGGTTAGTACATCCACATTTTTCTGGTGCTGATAGAATCATATCATTTGATATCGGAAAAGAGGAATCGGTAATGACACCTCACCCAAATTTTGGTTTGAGATTCAGTATTTCCGAGCTGGGAGGGTGTTTGTCTGTGGTAGATCTTAGGAAGCGCACTCTCATTGAGGTATGGGTGCTTAAGGATCAATTTAACAACTATTGGCAGCAGGAATACATCCTTCCTGTAGGAGTGCCTTATGGTCTTGATATGGGGCTTCCTAGGCTGATATCCATCTCTGAGAAGAATGGAGTACTACTGATTTGGCTACAGGATGCAATATTTTCATATGAGCAAAGAACCTTGAGTCGGAAGAAGCTGCTGATATCAGGGTTGCCATCATGGTTGGATTGGGAGATTTGCTGTGGGTTTAGGCCGAGTCTGGCTCCGCTGAGGGGCAATCTTGAAAGATTGAAAGAGAACATGGATGTTGCATATTTTACTAGTGACATGGAAATTTATTCCCAGCCCATAATTTCTTCACAGATTGTGGAGTATAAAGCTATTGGTAGGTGTGATGGCCTAGTATCATGTTTTGTAAAGAATGGCATGTTAGTTCCTTGA
- the LOC103968657 gene encoding RING-H2 finger protein ATL52-like isoform X4, with the protein MIGRAMASRPDRHLLFLKPGDDDFHDPDPLCPPPPPPPPPPPPPSRHHPTLLPALPIALASLLTAAVIVVLITIFIYRCRRRRRRGRLAAASTTEDPGPFENGGGEVDHHVWYIRTTGLDESTIGAITAWAYKAADGVLGDSPTDCAVCLSEFCDGELLRLLPKCGHAFHVSCIDTWLRSHVNCPLCRAPIVAPTSAPSGADPGTISPTFSSALSSPDFSLDGMDPNSIPSAVLDSNQIDGRQLGSGQGVLQVETEGEDLEIGAGVPIVTDHIPNSELRVPSNIGEQGFEPIRRSFSMNSFTHAPSLHRSELVEGLTGNTKEPSLREEWDSRTTRKQGTASSGTTTLQKETERSSSSASGGFFLLRHVRARSSVLPL; encoded by the coding sequence ATGATCGGCAGGGCGATGGCGTCGCGCCCTGATCGCCACCTCCTCTTCCTAAAGCCGGGCGATGACGACTTCCACGATCCAGACCCCCTctgcccccctccccctccccctccccctccgccTCCCCCTCCCTCCCGGCACCACCCCACCCTCCTCCCCGCCCTCCCCATCGCCCTCGCATCCCTCCTTACCGCCGCGGTCATCGTCGTCCTCATCACCATCTTCATCTACCGATgccgacgccgacgccgacgcGGTCGCTTGGCTGCCGCCTCCACCACGGAAGACCCCGGCCCTTTTGAAAACGGGGGCGGCGAGGTGGACCACCATGTCTGGTACATCAGGACCACCGGCCTCGACGAGTCCACCATCGGGGCCATCACCGCTTGGGCGTACAAGGCCGCTGACGGCGTCCTCGGCGACTCCCCCACTGACTGCGCCGTCTGCCTCTCCGAATTCTGCGACGGGGAGCTCCTCCGCCTCCTTCCCAAGTGCGGCCACGCCTTCCACGTTAGCTGTATCGATACTTGGCTCCGATCCCACGTCAATTGCCCCCTCTGCCGTGCGCCCATCGTGGCCCCAACCTCCGCCCCCAGCGGTGCCGATCCTGGAACAATTTCTCCCACGTTTTCCTCCGCTTTGTCCTCCCCTGATTTTTCCCTAGATGGCATGGATCCCAATTCGATCCCCTCTGCTGTACTGGATAGCAATCAGATCGACGGCCGCCAATTGGGATCTGGTCAAGGCGTCTTACAAGTGGAAACGGAGGGCGAAGATTTGGAAATTGGAGCTGGAGTTCCAATCGTGACTGACCATATCCCAAATTCTGAGCTGCGAGTGCCTAGCAATATTGGGGAACAAGGGTTCGAGCCTATTCGGCGCTCGTTTTCGATGAATTCATTCACTCACGCTCCTTCCTTGCACAGATCGGAGTTGGTAGAAGGTCTTACTGGTAACACAAAGGAACCCTCCCTGAGAGAGGAGTGGGATAGCAGAACCACAAGAAAGCAGGGCACTGCTTCCAGTGGCACTACTACCTTGCAGAAAGAAACTGAAAGATCTTCATCGAGTGCCAGTGGGGGTTTCTTCTTGCTAAGACACGTGCGAGCTCGGAGCTCTGTTCTTCCACTGTAA
- the LOC135586878 gene encoding transcription factor bHLH94-like, with protein sequence MALEAAAFPQGIFGYAFDEWCATAAGGGGGGGGGAWGSGLGGLLEAEKRMGGGGDGTWDPSSCSSSLAQHLQEWKANSPSTKVGGRRKRRRAKSVKNKEEVESQRMTHIAVERNRRRQMNEYLAVLRSLMPSSFVQRGDQASIVGGAINYVKELEQLLRSLELRKRLEQRAGAAGVAAAFADCFSFPQYASYSANGGATDSSSSSSSNNNDKKNHGVTGADTAFGNSGEVENRAATANIEVTVVESHASLKVLSRRRPKQLAKLVVGLQSLRLMPLHLNVTSLDQMVLYACSLKVEDDCQHTSVDEIATAVHQMLCRIEEEETYL encoded by the exons ATGGCCCTGGAAGCTGCGGCTTTCCCTCAAGGCATCTTTGGCTATGCTTTCGATGAGTGGTGTGCCACCGccgccggaggaggaggaggaggaggaggaggagcatggGGCAGTGGCTTGGGAGGACTGCTTGAGGCCGAGAAAAGGATGGGCGGTGGCGGGGATGGGACTTGGGATccctcctcctgctcctcctccttgGCACAACATCTGCAGGAGTGGAAGGCGAATTCCCCGTCGACGAAGGTGGGCGGCCGGAGGAAGAGGCGGCGGGCGAAGAGCGTCAAGAACAAAGAGGAGGTGGAGAGCCAGAGGATGACCCACATCGCCGTGGAGCGCAACCGCCGCAGGCAAATGAACGAGTACCTGGCCGTGCTCCGCTCTCTCATGCCCTCTTCCTTCGTCCAAAGG GGTGATCAAGCATCGATTGTCGGCGGCGCAATAAACTACGTCAAAGAACTCGAGCAGCTCCTTCGATCACTGGAACTGCGGAAGCGACTCGAGCAACGAGCGGGTGCAGCCGGCGTCGCCGCCGCCTTTGCCGACTGCTTTAGCTTCCCCCAGTACGCCTCCTACTCAGCCAATGGGGGCGCCaccgacagcagcagcagcagcagcagcaacaacaacgacAAGAAGAATCACGGCGTCACCGGCGCTGACACTGCCTTTGGGAACAGCGGCGAGGTCGAGAACCGAGCAGCCACCGCGAACATCGAGGTGACGGTGGTGGAGAGCCATGCGAGCCTGAAGGTGCTCTCGAGGCGGCGGCCGAAGCAGCTGGCGAAGCTGGTGGTGGGGCTGCAGAGCCTGCGGCTGATGCCGCTGCACCTCAACGTCACCTCCCTCGATCAGATGGTCTTGTACGCCTGCAGTCTCAAG GTGGAAGATGATTGCCAACATACATCAGTGGATGAGATAGCAACAGCAGTCCATCAGATGTTGTGCAGGATCGAAGAGGAGGAGACATACCTTTAG